The sequence ttctcactccttcatctctcctcccagatttctcctatttattctctctgaccgtcagccccacctatcctttctcctgccttacttttggccgttcagctctttatttgacctatcaagtattttagacaggcacagtaacacagcttcacagagctaaacaaatgcaacataaaagaatgcaacacatctttccatcattaagcaaatgttccacagcataaacgaatgtacaCATCTTAAAAGAATACTCTCCTACACACGGATAACCTAAAAGCTTGCTGCTATCATTTTGCTTAGCAGCAAGGGACTCAAAAAGAGATAGATCTATGGAAAATGTAATgtaaccaggtgtggtgatacaggccagtaatcccagcatggggccagaggatcaggagctcaaggtcaacATCAGCTacatagttctaggccagcttgagctacttAGGGCCCTTTCTCAACAAAAGGAAACAATGGTGGTCTTGTCTCTCAGAGGCTCTGCCTAAACGCCCAGCAGGTGGCCCCGCCTCCCCAAAGCTTTGGAAACCACGGCAATTGCAAGCAAGGAGCGGTGCCAAGTCTCCCAGGACTATCCACCCTGGGAGAGCCAGATGTAAGAGAGAACAGGCTTCGTTTCTGATCAGGCCTGACAAGAGGCGTGGCCGGCCGGGGCGTGGCTTCGAGTTCGGCACTTGCAGGGTGGCATCCAGCTGGGCGCACGCGCATTTCGCGAGGAGGTGCGACCTGGAACTATGGCGACTGCAGCGGTCCATCCTGCGGCCCTGCGACTGCGGCTGCTCCTCTCGCCCCTGAAGTCCAGGATCCGGGTGCCCCAGGCTGCAGCCGCCTTCGGGTAATAGAATGCTCGGAGCAGCTTGGGGCGCCAGCCGCTGGCAGGGGAGGGACAGGTGCCTGGCACCCTCAGACCGGGGTCCAGATCCCGCCGAGCTAGTGCGCGAGCACTTCGGTGGCTGGGGTTCGGTTCTAGGGCCTGGGCTGTGGTCCAGCCTCCTCAGATGGAAGGGACCGGGAGGGACTTTTGCTGGTAGTCATGGATCCCAAACCCAATGTCTTTTAGCCAGTTGCTGGGGACAGTAACTATTCCTGCCTCCTCAGAAATCCGCCTAACCTGCTTCAGTCGCAGGGCCCAAGTTTCCTGAGTCCTTTTGCTTGCTAATCTGGAAAGTCAGTGTGCAGGAGAAGCTGCTTGGGAACCTGTGTAAATTCAAAGACCCAGGTCTCCCTGTCCGAGGTTCTCGTGTGGGTGTGTGGTGATGCCCAGGAAACTGCATCTTCCCTTCCGTTCTCCACCACACTCCACTCCAGCCCTTggataaaacaataataacattCGTGGAGACCTGCTGTCTTGAGAATAGTTGCTCAGTCTCAAGAGAATCTGAGCAGAAAATGTGGATAGAGCAGTCTGAAGCTGTGCGTATCCCACCGTATACACACGCAGACATACCCACTGCGCGTGTGCGGTTTACGGTGGGCCATTGACACTATGACTGGCATTTAGAACTTTCCTAGATCTAATGTGGAAACCGATCATTTGAGCACTTAATTTGGaagcagaaagaacaggaaattGAACCAGATTTTTAAACGTTCATAGCACGATTGTGTAGTTCTTGGGTTTTGTATCTAATTCCGGTTTCTTCCTTCGTTTTAGGAGTATGTGACTTTAGcggctcccccccccctcttttttttaaatctatacagGTGGAAAACACGTCAGTGGCTATGGTTGTGTGAATTGCCAGTGAACAGTAGGCATTTTACCCAGTTCCTTGATTGCAGGAAGGGGGATTGAGATGATGCTACCAGGGCTGTGTTAATGCCATACTCATTGGTGACTTGATGGATGTTGAGAGTCCTATTCACTTAGCTGCCCTGTGAACCATTCTTCCTGGAAGATCTCTGTGAAGGTTTCCCTGGGTCTTGTCCTGCCATATTCGAAACACTGTTTCATACTGACATGGCCTGTAATCTGAGAAACAGCCTGGGCTGGTTAATCCTGAAGCCAGGCTGCAGCTCTGCGCCTGCAATCCGAAGCCATCCTGTGCAAACATCTTCACACGCAGGGTCAGCCCTACAACTAGCTGGGTTGTGTGGTACGGAGCTGCTTGTCTGTCCACTGCTTGGAACTTTGACCCTTTTCTTACATCATGATCTCTATGGACTGTCAAAAGTATTCTCTGTGGGGAGCTGTATGTCAGTTTGATAGTAATAATTTACAGAATCTGACAGTCTGACTGAAAACAATATTTTCTGAGTTTACCCTAAGGAGGCCCTGCCAGAGAATCAGGTCCAATCCTTCCTCTCATGCCTGCCTCCACCCACTACTTGGCAATCAGACTGAATGTCACCCCAGCACTTTGGCCTGTTGGAAATTCAGTTCTGCCATGAGGTTAAAGAGAAATCATGGCCTTATGAGTTCAAATAGCTTAAATAGCTGTATTATCGTCTCTTCTAGCTGTGTGACGGTAGACAAGTTACTCAACCTCTCTGGGTTTCTGGCCTTGCAGAATTTGTATTTGAAACAATGACTGTGAAAGGCCTGGAAcagaataaatataaacaattaaCAAGTGCAATTAATGATGTAAATGGTGAGCATATAAATAATAGTGTAGTATATAAAAGAAGTCATCAAACTTCATGTAACAGAGCCCTGGCAGAAGCTGATACTGTTACCCACAGTTATTTGTTAAGAAGCAGGGTACAAGCGGTAAGGACTTTCAAAGTGAGCCTGTATCTTATTGAACAATCCCCACTTTCATCTTGAAGCAAGGTGTTGAAGCCAAGATTCCGGGTTGGATGCTTGGATGCTCATCCTGGGCTGGATTAGCTAATCCTGTGATCAGCATGTTAGCTTTCCCACCAACTTCCAGCCTTTCTGTGGTAATGTTAGGGTAGGTGCATCGTGCACctcaggaaggaaagacagagtgcagacacatggtagaaagaactAAATTCAGTTTACCTACTTTCCCCAAGCTGTTACGCCCCCTCTTGGTACCATGTAGAAAAATCCCAGGTCGGAGCTAAGGACGCATGAGGTACACTTTGAGGGACTCTGAAGCCTTTTGTTCTCTAAGAAATTAACTCAGTCTTGCTGGTCTGTCGGACTAAGTACAGTTGCCTCCTTCCCACTCAGATTGTGGTGTTGTGCAGGCTGGGCTCACAGATTTAAAAGCCTGGCAATGACTTAAATTCAAAATTTGAGCCCTGCTGAAATAAGAGAAAAGAGTGCTGGCATTGGTAGGCTGAACTTGCTGGGCTGCACCTACAGCCCAGGTCTCCACCACCCCCACCTTCACTCGAGAggctccacacatgcacacagtaagCACTGAGCTATGCCTGCCCATTGCCTGCTAGCCTTAAGCTTCAGGAGGACATGCTTTTAGTGTCCTGCAAGGTGTGACTTTGGAAGCAGCTATAGGGCTGCGGCCCAGAGACAGAGACCTCAGGATTGTCCTAGTCACGGGTGTTGGTAAAACTTAATACCATCTCATAAACACATCTGCTTCAGACACCATGATTGGAAGACAGGTTGTTGGGAGAATGGGAGGGATGGGTGGGAAAGAAGCTCTGATGGCCAAAGAGAACTGGGTAGATGGTTCTTTAAGTTTTCTGAGGGTTTCTGTCTTCATTCCTACCTGAGAGTTGGAGAAACCCAGCAGTGAATGTGGTTCCAGAAATGAGCAAGCATTAGGGCCATCAAGAGACTGGGCTACAGGCCTGATCTTCTCCACATGGACTTAGCTGTTTGCACAAGGAACTGACCACAGTCAAAGAGACCCCCTGACAAGCTAGAGCCAATGCTTTGGGCTTGAAATGGCTCCAAATGATGTATCATGTATTCCTATGGAAATAAGCCAGTTCTCAGTCACTCTATGATTAAACATGAACCTTTCTTTATGTTTGaagttaataatttattaatatttaataatcttgtttgtaaataattCTCTGTCTTCTCCCCAGCCTTGGAGAGAAGAACCAGGTTCTTGGCAGGATGGGCCAGTGTGGTGCGTGTACCTCTGGTGTGGCAGCACACTGGATGCCTATGATGAAGCAGAAGGGATCATTTCCACTGACTGCAGATCCCCACACCATCCAGTCCCTACCCTTGTCCCCCTGTCCTCTCACTCTGCCTGGCTGAACACAGGCTTATGAGCATGCCACATGGTCTCAGACCCATCAATGCTGTCCTGCAATGTTCTTAGTTAGATTTTTACCcttctttggcattttttttcccacaaaagacgcttttctctcttctcagatacCTCTACCCAACCTGACATTTCTTGTTCTCTCCACCAAAGCCACTTACTTCCAAGACTTTGCAAATCCTTCCCTGCTAGAGTTTCTAGTAAGGTGAACTCTAGCCAGCTGATGTCCCTAAACTCTTGTTTAGTCGGTGATAATTTAGAAAGAAATCTGGAATGGGAAACCAACACTTAGCTCCAGCTTCCAGGTGCAGGAAGCAGTTGGGTTTGTTGTTTTGCTGTTACTGAGGAGACTGAAGGAAAGACGCTTTTGTGAACCAGTGCTCCAGGGAGAGACTGATGCCCAGGGCTCTGCTAGCAACACCAGTCCCGAAAGCCACTGTCTCTGGGCACTGAGGAAAATGGGGAAGGGTTGTACAAAATACCTGCATAGCGCAAAATGGCTTTGACAAGCGTGTTCTTGGGACTGCAGGGAAGGGAGCCCCTAAAAGAGCTCTCGTGTATAGAgagcagaaaaaggagacagCATTTCTGTGCTTTACTGCTAACGGGAGCCCAGGGACtactcctgggggggggggctttatttaataaaacacgATGCACAGGAAGGAATTTTTATCTGACCCAGGTGCTTCCAGCATAATCCTGCCTCCCGGGGCGCTGggtctttgttttctctcctgcTGGGCTGGGAGCATGCGAACATGTGCTGAATGAAGTGAGTCTTTGTTAGTGGAGTGTGTTTTATTTGCATCTGTCTTGAATCTAAGATGCTTAAAGTCATCCTAGCAATAAAACCCAATTCTTTGGAGGAATAGGATGTTAACAAAAACAAATTGATGTCGTTGGCTGTTGTTTAATGGCTTTATCATTGTTCCTCTGGTGTTTGTGTAGATGAGCTTTCTTTAGGCTTTCTTATTTCCCAATTTTGCCATCTAATTTTAAGAAATTAGATGCTAATGTTAGATGTACCAATATTCAACATCCACACCCacattctttattaattttgttgctattgtttaaGACAGGTTTTCCCTAACtatcccaggctgactttgaacttgtgacaatcctgccccctctacctcccaagcgctgggatttcACCTGggtcaccatgtccagcttgcACTCTTTATTACTTGAACTTAGCGAATCAGATAAAGTCAACACAAGGAACAAAACCCTTGTTTTTTCAAAAGTGCCATCATTTTGACCAAGGTCAGAGATGGGGTGGGGTAcgcagaagaaaaaggaagtcagTGGTGACTTAAGTTTACTGCCAATCCACAGGAAGAGAGATTCCTCTTAGCATCTGTCCTGGCATGCCCCTCACATCCTGAGTGTGGCTGCCCTCTGTCAAGGAAGAGACCAGGAAGACCGTAAGGCCaagaactgaagcaaaggccatggatgaatgctgcttactgacttgctcagcctgctttctagtgcatacaacccaggaccacctgcccaagagggacaccacccacagtggtctgagccctccctcatcagtcatgaatatttaaaattcccccatagacttgcctctgggccaatctaatggaggcactttctcaatcgAAGTTCcttctggcttgtgtcaagttaacacatacatcatacatacacacacacacacacacacacacacacacacacacacacacacacgcaaatctAACCAGGGCAGAAGGCAAGCCCCTGGGTGCTGTAGTGTGTCAGAACAGGAAGACACTGTTCAGATTTGCACTCTGTTATAAGGACACAACCTTGATTGGAAAACTCAGGCACAGATCAAATCAGTACAGCATGCCCCGAGTGGGGTACCAATGCTAACTCGTGCACAAGAACTGATACTTCAGCATATTAAATATGACAGTTTGACATGACAAATAAGTCTCCCTCTTGggacttctttctcttccagcaCTTCAGTGACTTCTGCCAAGGTGGCTGTGAATGGCGTTCACCTGCATTACCAGCGAACAGGAGAAGGGGAGCATGCAGTTCTTCTGCTTCCCGGGATGTTGGGTACGTGTGGATTTTAATGGATTGTTTCTGTAGGCTGTAGATTCTCCGTGATGCATCATGATGCTAGATGCCAAGCATCGATTGTCTATGTGAGTGCTTGCTAAAAACTTTTAAGGAATACTTGCCTCACTCAAAGTTGAatgatttggaaaagaaaataactttctactgcattaattttttattcttcccACATTTAAACACACTGTGAAAATGGTTTCCTACTATTTGGGAGGGTTGCAGGGGTCAAGGAAACAGATGAAAGAGTAGATGATGAAGACAATAAGCTTATGACCAGCTATACCCATTAGTTTACCTCATATCGGGGGTTAGGTATTTGTGTAATCTCAGTATATACTTATTGTGACTTGCTTCTTTCTCCTCAAGGTCACATGCTAAAATTTTCAGCTACTTTTGGTCCTCCTTGCCAGGCCTTCACTGATACACTCCCACTGAGAGTCTTGGGACAGACACTTAGTGCCCTTTTCTTAAgcttctgtgttcaaggagatattTACTCCAATAACTGACACCCAGTTAAACCATCAGCAAAAACAATTTACCacgttatattttattattatttcaacaCTGCAGTCACTAACTACACAAAGCACCCGCCCTagtataatttttcatttctgtaaaatatTAGCATGATTCCAAAGCTTTAAAATGGAACAGTGGGATTCTCTCTCCTACCTTGTCCCCCAGTACCCATGGGCCACTCAGATCATTATGTACTGATAATCATGTATATTCTccaaacatttgttgaagattttaGTACTCTTGGTCCTAGTCTTCGGATGCATATGTTTCCTCGTTTGTGAAACTATTATTTTAGTCTGCCCTCCTCTAACCCTGCCCTAATTCCTGCCCCTCCTTCAGGATAGTCCCTTCTATATCAGGAACATACAAGAAGCTCCTGTGAGAGCCGTGGACAAGGGCTGAAAACCCATCCGTCTGCTTTTGAGCTCAGCTGTGTGTTTCCTGTCTATTTGTGGCCTGAGTACTTGGGtgcttagggaaaaaaaaaaaactgcgcAGTAAATACATCTGCCACTGGATGGAGCTCCTACCCAGTGATCTTCCACACACACAGTGGATATGAGCCTACCACACTTCCAAGTGGCTGGTTGGTGAGCTGGGACTTGCCAGTCAGGGCCACCACAGGCTCTTGGCATAGATTCTTTTGTGCTGGTTTGataaaatataatttgatttcttaaacacacacatttcagcattttaatttacttttctctgttttggttgtaactaaaaaataaagtcttaagaGTCATTAGCTTAATGGCAGATAAAATATCTAGAACGTGAGACTTCTACCTGGATGCCACTGGGCTCCCCATCATTTCTAAGTCATCTTTCTTTagattaaagagagagagaggaaacccaGAAAGTATCAAATGAAAGTTCATTTCCATATAGTTTAGTTAATTCTTTCAATGGGTGGGTAGGAAAGAACTAACAGAAAGGCTGTCAAAAGAGCCACAAAAATACTGGTCCTGAGCCTCGCTTCCTCAAAATCACCACTAGGGGGAGACCAGAGGCAGGGCCTAACTCCATCTGGAATGGAAATCCGCCTCTGGGTGGACGCAGGCGGCCCTTGCAAGACACCTTTCCCTGACTGACTGAGAAACAAGAACCGTGTTTTGAGATTGGTACTGCTTCCGTTTCGCTCTGGTATGTTGGCTAGACTGACAACATTCAGAATGTAACCCCGTGGCTGTTTTTAGGAAGTGGAAGCACGGACTTTGCACCACAGCTTCAGAGCCTAAATAAGAAGCGCTTCACAGTGGTGGCCTGGGACCCTCGAGGATATGGACAGTCCAGACCCCCAGATCGAGACTTCCCACGGGACTTTTTTGAAAGGGATGCAAAGGATGCTATTGACTTGATGAAGGTGAGACCCAAAGAACTGCTGGAGTGAGGGAGGGTGACTGGACCCCCCTTCGTTTCTTCTAATCCCTGCTGTTCCTTCTTTCTACAAAGGCAATACCTAATGTAAGTCGTATGTAAGCAAGATCTAAAGGGCCAAGTAGACACAGAGCCCAGCTGTCTAACGAGGGTGCCAAGACACCCAGGCTCTGCCTTCCTGGCTAGTCTCATGGCATACACAGTTTTAGTTTTGCTTCGtgttacttcattttttattgtACAGTCTAAGCAGGCCATGAGATCTTTCTGCTTGAGACTCTGGTGTGCTAGGATTGCAGGACTACAGCACTGCACACAGCAAAATACAGTTTTATATTGATGTCACTGGAGTCTGAAGACAGAGGCCCAAATCCATGGCTTCCTGTGTACCAGGCGTAGGTGCTCATCCCGAAGAAAGCAGCAAGAGGTGGTGGTGAAGAGGCAGGAATGCATTTTGAACAAAACTGCcctttggaggaggtggaaagtcTTTCAGCCCATCTTCCGGGTACTGACATGAGCTTTAGGTTTACAGAGAGCAAGAACTGGAGAGAAGGCAAGAAGTCTGCATAACTAAACGGTCTTGTTCAAGGTGTGGTTCGATGTCATCTCAGTCCTGGGTCTGCAAGGTGGCCTGAAGAAGTCGTGACTGCGCATGAATGTCATCTCACGGAGTGATCTGTCTGTAAGGCTCTGCTGTTCCTGGAATCCACGCTGACTTCAGGTTTAGGACAATGTGGGTCTGGAAAAGGACACTATAAAAGGCAACAGTAAGATGTCACCACTGCTCTTATGTTTATGCCTTCAGCCTTGAAGAGGGTTGTTTTAGTTAGGGtcatcattgctgtgatgaaacaccatgactgaagcaatgtgggaaggagagggttaattcagcttatgcttccacatcacagttcatcatcaaaggaagccaggacaggaactcaagcaggggaggaacatggaggcaggagctgaggcagaggccatggaggagtgctgcttactggcttgctcctcatggcttgctcaccctgctttcttatagaacccatctGCTTTCTTAGAGGTCACCAGCCCAGGATTCatcccactcacaatgggctgggccctccccatcaatcactaattaagaaattgctctacaggtttgcctacagcctgatcttaccgaggcattttcttaattgaagctCCCTTCTCTCTAATGACTCTGcctttgtatcaagttgacatcaaGCTACCCGGTACAGGGGTTAAGACTGCTTATGTTGGTTATGTACCACCAGCCTTTAGACAGATGCTCCTTGAGTGCCCAACATGCCTTCATGCAGAGTTGAGCAGGAATCCAACCCAAAGTTAAAGAAGATACAAAATGAAGATGTCGAAGTCCAACTTTTATCCAGTTACCTTGTAGGTCCAGGTGAGGAGTCAGTGCTTTTAAGTAAACATGgtattttgtttggttattttgattttttttttttgaggcagcatcttgctgtgtatccctggtctagcctcaaactcactgtgtagcagggtagcctctacctcctgagagctgggattacaggtgtgtgataCTGTGGTATCATACCATACCTTACAGTCGTCCAGTTTGCTGCTCTTGACTACGTGTCGAGGAGATGCTGCTTCCTTCCCGATGAACGTACTTCTTCTGCCACTGTCCCCTCTCCACAGTCTCGTTCTCTGTGGTTTCAATTACCCGTGGTCAATTGTGGCCCGGAAATAgtaagtggaaaattccagaaacaattcataatttgtaatgttttataatttaaattaaggccgggcggtggtggcgcacgcctttaatcccagcactcaggaggcagagccaggtggatctctgtgagttcgaggccagcctgggctaccaagtgagtcccagggaaggcacaaagctacacagagaaaccctgtctcgaaaaaccaaagtaaagaacaaaaaataaaaaaaaataatttaaattaagtttatttttagctcatacattaaaacataaaaaaaatgtatatgtcaGGGGGTTAAATAAGGTTCCAGTGCATGTCTATACTGCATAATGTTCAAAGCAGGTTAAACATGTCTGCCACATCAACTGTTGTTGCTCAGTTGCTCTCTACTGCTTTCTACCTTGTTTTCTGAAACAAGATCATTCGTTGGCCTGAAGGTCACCAAGTAGGTTaggctggccaacaagccccagggagccactgtgtctggcttttggGGGTCCTGGGAGAAAACTCCAACCCTCATGCTTGTGCTGCACACACTTTGCCAACAGTCCCCAACATTTATCATTTCCTCATGAGAAAAACTTCCAAAATAtttcctctgtctttctgaaGTGCAAGTTCATTAATGTTATCTGTAGCACCCTGTCGTGAGTTTTAAATCCCATGCCATTCTGAGTGGTACAGTGAAGTGTGATGCTGCCCAACCatcctgtctccatcctgccCAGACTGTAAGACATCGTCTCTCCAGCACATCCACTCTATACTTCACGTACATGTGTAGCTCTCGGTACCATGTATGTTACAAGGCATCCATGGTGAGGGTGGGGTCTTGGAATGTAACCCCAGCAGGTACAAGAGAGCTGCTGTATTTCACTGAATGCATGCATTGTCTTATTCCATGCATCCTCTAGTGGCAAATGATTAACTTAATTTTAAGCTACTTTTTGCTAGAAGTTGCTCAGGGACATTAGTCACTTTTGTGATTATGAGCAGTGTTGTGTATATCCTGGGTCTGTCTCCTGGTAAATGAATCCAGGAGGTAGTGTGCTAGGCTATAGAGAATGTATCCTCATTCTGCATATTAATGTCAGTGATTATCCggagtatgtgcacacacatgtgatccCACCAGCAATTATCCTGACTAACATGTTAGTTTCTTACCTTTAATCTTTTACTTGTGGAAGCCTCTTCCGTATGCTTTGTTAGCTTTCTCTACTGAGCACATTTCCAGGGGCCTGGTTGCTTCACCCAAGGACGGACGCAGCTTTGCCACGACTCCGTGCTCCCTCTGGTCTCTCTAGCCAGATCCTCCCACAGTCGCAGCTGTGGCTTCACCAGATACCCTGCTGCATTTTATCTTGCGCTCCTCTCCAATCTACAGAATTGCCTCGGAGCCTTGCTCGGGTGTATGCAACACACAGTGCTTGCCCTACACAAAGACAGCGGATTTCTGCTGATTCTGTACTTTGACATTTTATTCGACCCCAAAATATGCTTCCTGCATAGGTCAAAATAATACTGTATACTCAAGTTTTTATGACAGTTACATTGTGGCAATGCTAATTGACACCAGGTCTCCAAGCAGCAGACTTGCAGGACTCGGCTCGCCACCACCCAGGTTCTTTAGAGAGAGTGGAGTGGTGACTGTGTCGTGTGTCCTGCTGTGCTGGCCACAGGTGAACACTGACTATGCCAAGCCTTCTGCTGTGTTGCCCACAGGCGCTGCAGTTCAAGCAGGTCTCCCTCCTGGGCTGGAGTGACGGGGGCATAACGGCACTTGTAGCTGCTGCGAAGTACCCATCTTACGTCCACAAGATGGTGATCTGGGGAGCGAATGCCTATGTCACTGAGGAAGACGTCAGGATTTACCAGGGTAAGTTCTGCCAGTCATAGACGTTGTCATGACGATCCTCCTTGCTCCCTCCTCATCTCTCGTGTTGATATGTGTCGGCTGGCAAGTCATATCTCATCCACTTACAGTTCTCAGCTCTAAGGTCAAAAGGAGAATGAGTTTTCAGGAAAGCCATATAATTTAAGCAACCTAGAAATGGATAGCTTTCTATTTCCAGAAGTGAAACTCGGATGACTCAGGCCAAGGCTCTGGGAAAGCAGTGTTTACGTTCACTACCACGGGTAGAGAGCTTGAAGGAAGGAGGCGGCCCTGTGAAGTGTTACTCAACCTCCTTTAAAATAATGTGAAAGCCACTTGCAGTGACGCATGCCTGAAACGTCAGCTGCTTGGGAGGTTAAGGCTGGagaactctgagtttgaagctagcatGGGCAATGTAGCagggccttgtctcaaaataaaaatcgTGAATGAGGCCAGGCgatcgtggcgcacgcctttaatcccagcactcgagaggcagaggcaggcggatctctgtgagtttgaggctagcctggtctatagagtgagttctaggacaggctccaaagctacatagagaaaccttgtctcagaaaaaaagaatctgaatgaatgaatacatgaatatTATAAAGGAAGCACTGGGCTGAACAATTAACCTGCATTTTCGTTACAATCATCTGTGAAGTTTTCTTGTCTGAAGTCTCATTTAAGCCTCTCCTTGAGGATTTTGGGGGCACAAGAGAGGCGCTGGTGACCTTCAGCCTTGGGTTCAACTATGGCCTGccacttgccttttttttttttttttttttttttaagatttatttattatgcatacggtgttctgcctgcaggcgggaagagggcaccagatctcattacagatgcttgtgagccaccatgtggttgttgggaattgaactcaggacctctgcaagaacatccagtgctcttaacctctgagccatctctccagccccgccacTTGCCTTTGAAAAGCTGAAGCCCCGATGAGAAGTTAGTTCATGAACTAGAGACCAAACCGGGGCATCTGATCCTCACTCTCCCTCATTTCTCATCTCCCAGCACTGCTCTCTGGCCTGCACCCACAGCCAGAGCATCTGGAAGGATTGCAGTGACTTGGCACTCAGCCCTGGCATGGTTTAGCCTCTAGCAAGCTTTCTGAATTGGGAGGATCACGCtctcagaaggaaagagaggtacCCCAGGGATTAAGGGGGGCCATTGGGACAAAAGAGAAGCTGCCTGGGTTTCCCACCACTTCTACCTGCCACCTGGGCCCATCACAAACCTCCCTTTCTCACCGGAAGCCTTTTGTGTCTTTACTAAACCGTAGATGGCCTAACAGGATCAGCTTACTCCCAGTGGGTCTAGCATTTTCTCGCCACAGCTGTGTCCACAGTATGTCTTTGGTGGGCCTTTCGGCCTTCAGAGCCTGAAATATTTACCCTCTAGCCCTGGCAGAAGTTGGCAGAGCCCTGCACATGCTAAGTCTCTTCCAGGTGCTCAGCCATTCACGTTGTGAGCTACTTAGAGGCCACATCCTGTTCTAGAATCTGAGTTCTCTGCGAGCTTCCCGTTTCTCCAGCAATTCAAAATTCTTAAGTGACGGATGACA is a genomic window of Peromyscus maniculatus bairdii isolate BWxNUB_F1_BW_parent chromosome 5, HU_Pman_BW_mat_3.1, whole genome shotgun sequence containing:
- the Bphl gene encoding serine hydrolase BPHL isoform X1, translating into MATAAVHPAALRLRLLLSPLKSRIRVPQAAAAFGTSVTSAKVAVNGVHLHYQRTGEGEHAVLLLPGMLGSGSTDFAPQLQSLNKKRFTVVAWDPRGYGQSRPPDRDFPRDFFERDAKDAIDLMKALQFKQVSLLGWSDGGITALVAAAKYPSYVHKMVIWGANAYVTEEDVRIYQGIRDVSKWSEKTRKPLEALYGYDYFAKTCEKWVDGINQFKHLPDGNICRHLLPLVQCPTLIVHGEKDPLVPRFHADFLHEHVKGSRLHLMPEGKHNLHLRFANEFNKLAEDFLQ
- the Bphl gene encoding serine hydrolase BPHL isoform X2, encoding MATAAVHPAALRLRLLLSPLKSRIRVPQAAAAFGTSVTSAKVAVNGVHLHYQRTGEGEHAVLLLPGMLGSGSTDFAPQLQSLNKKRFTVVAWDPRGYGQSRPPDRDFPRDFFERDAKDAIDLMKALQFKQVSLLGWSDGGITALVAAAKYPSYVHKMVIWGANAYVTEEDVRIYQGIRDVSKWSEKTRKPLEALYGYDYFAKTCEKWVDGINQFKHLPDGNICRHLLPLVQCPTLIVHGEKDPLVPRFHADFLHEHVKGSRSSAMS